The DNA window ACCTCGGCGAGCTCCCCGGGGCGCACCGTCGTGACCCCGTCCGATCGCGCGCCGCTGAACCTGACGCCGCCCACGGTCTCCGGCAACCCGGTCGCCGGCCAGGCCCTCACCTGCGACCCCGGCGCCTGGAGCGGCGACCCCACCGCCGTCATCCCGCTCTGGCAGCGCGACGGGGTCACCGTCGCCAACGGCGCCTGGACCTACCTCGTCGGCAGCGACGACGCCGACGCGACCATCCGCTGCCTGGTGGTCGCCCGCAACGGGTCGGGCTCGGGGGCGGCGCGGTCCGCGCCCGCTGCGGCGGACGCGTGCGTCGGTCCGGTCGGCGTCGAGATCAACGGGGGTGCGGCATCGACCTCGTCGTCGTTCGTCTCGCTCGCCCTGCGGGCGCCCCGCGGTGCGACCACCGTGCACCTGTCCAACACCCCCGGCTTCGAGCACGAGACGGTCGCGGTCGTCCCCGCGGGCTGCACCTACGACTGGGTGCTGCCCTCGATCCCCGGGCTCGCGCTCACCTGGACGGTCTACGTGCGGTACGACGGGTCCGGCACGACGTACACCGACTCGATCCTGGTGGACCCACCCAGCTGAGTGACAGGCTGGGGGGCATGGGCCGCTGCCGGTTCGTGCCGCCGTACCTCCTCGCCCGGGTCGCCCCCGAGAGCCTGGTGGTGGACCAGGCCCTGCGCGCGGGCCGGTCCGTGCCGGTCGCGGCACGGACGGTCGTGCCGGCGGCACCAGGACCCGCGTGGACGGTGCACACGGCCGACCACACGACGACGTTGCCGGGGCGAGCCGTCCGAGCGGCAGGCTCACCGGCCTCCGGCGACGCGGCCGTCGACGAGGCCGCGGTCGGCATCACCGGTGCCCTGGCGCTCTTCGCCGAGGTCTACGGGCGGGCGTCGTACGACGGCGCGGGGGCTCCGGTCAGCCTGACCGTCCACTACGGGCAGGACTACGACAACGCGTTCTGGGACGGCAGCCAGCTGGTGTTCGGGGACGGGGACGGGCGCGTCTTCGGGCGCTTCACCCAGCCCGTCGACGTGCTGGGCCACGAGCTCACCCATGCCGTCACCGAGCACACGGCCGGGCTCGTCTACCGCGACCAGCCCGGCGCGCTCAACGAGTCGGTCTCCGACGTCTTCGCCGCGTGCCTGAAGCAGCGGCTGCTCGGGCAGACGCCGGCCGAGGCCGACTGGCTGGTCGGCGCGGGCATCTTCGTCGCGGGCATCCGGGCGCGGGCGCTGCGCGACATGGCCGCGCCCGGGACGGCGTACGACGACCCGGTGCTCGGCCGCGACCCGCAGGTCGGCCACCTCGACGACTTCGTCTCGACGTCCGACGACAACGGCGGCGTGCACCTGAACTCCGGGATCCCCAACCGCGCCTTCCAGCTGGCCGCCGTCGCGATCGGCGGCACGACCTGGGAGGGGGCCGGCCGGGTCTGGTACGACGCGCTGACGGGCGGCTCGGTCGGGCCGTCCTCCGACTTCGCGGCCTTCGCCGGCGCCACGGTCGCGGCCGCCGGCACGCACGCCGATGCGGTCGGTGCGGCGTGGGAGACGGTCGGGGTGACGCCTGGCGCGTCGGCGGCCCCGGCCTCGGGGCCCCAGGTCGCCGCGGTTCGGCGCGTGTCGGTGCGGCGTACCGGCGGCTTCGCCGGCCTCCGCACCGGCGGCGAGCTCGACCTCGACAGCGACGACCCACGCGCGTCGGAGGTCGCCTCGCTCGTCGAGCGCGTTGACCTGCGCGCGGTGCCCTCCGAGGCGCCCCAGCCCGACCGCTACGTCTACGACTTCGACCTCTGCGGCGACTGCGCCACCGTCGCCGAGCAGCACCTCACGCCGGACCTGCGGCGGCTCGCGGAGCTGGTGCTGGACCGTTAGGCGAGCGCGCGGTCGAGTGCGGCGGCGACGTGCAGCGCGGTGCCCGGCAGGACCGGGATGTCGGCGTCCGCCTGCTTGACCAGCAGCTCGAGCTCGGTGCAGCCGAGGATGACCCCGCCGGCGCCGGCGTCCCACAGCTCGTCGATCAGGCCGACGACGGTACGACGGGAGTCGTCGAGCACCTTGCCGTGCACGAGCTCGTCGTAGATGACCCGGTTGAGGGCCTCGTGGTGGCGTGGGTCCGGGACGTGCACGGTCAGGCCGTGCGACGCGATCCGGTCGGTGAAGAAGGTGCGGGACATCGCGAACGTCGTACCGAGGAACCCGACCGACTCCAGGCCCTTCGCCTTGCACTCCTCCGCCACGACGTCGGCGAGGTGCAGCAGCGGGATGCCGACGGCGTCGGCCACCTGGTCGGCGACCCGGTGGAAGGTCGTCGTGCACAGCAGCAGGAAGTCCGCCCCGCCCGCCTCGACCCCGCGCGCGGCGGCGGACAGGATCTCGGCGACGTCGTCCCACCGCTCCTGCTCCTGCAGCGCGGTGACCTCCGCGAAGTCCACCGACGCCATCACCGTCCTGGCCGACGACAGGCCGCCGACCCGGGCCTCGACCCCCCGGTTGAGCTCCTGGTAATAGACCGCGCTGCTCTCCCAGCTGAGGCCCCCGACGAGTCCGATCGTCTGCATGGCCGGGAGTCTGTCAGACGCGGGTGGGATGCGCCTGTGGGCATAGCCACGGACGAGATGGCTCTTTCGAGGGGTCCTGAGGAGCCATCTCGTCCGTGGCTACGCCGACGGCGCCGGGATCAGGTCCGATGCACCTTGTGCTGGGCCGCCTGCGCCCGCGGCCGGATCACCAGCTCGTCGATGTTCACGTGGGCGGGACGGGTGACCATCCAGGTGATCGCGTCCGCGATGTCCTCGGCGACGAGCGGCTCCGCCACGCCGGCGTACACCGCCTCTGCCTTCTCCCGGTCGCCCTCGAACCGCACCAGCGCGAACTCGTCGGTCTTCACCATCCCCGGCGCGATCTCCATGATCCGCACCGGCTGGTCCCAGAGCTCCAGCCGCAGCGTCTCGGTGACGACCTGGGTGCCGTGCTTGGCCGCCGTGTAGCCCGCGCCGCCCTCGTAGGCGATCCGGCCCGCGGTCGAGCCGACGTTGAGGATCGCGCCCGCACCGGTGGCGACCAGGGCGGGCAGCAGGGCGCGGGTCACCTGCATCAGGCCGATCACGTTGACCTCGTACATCTGGCGCCACTCGTCGCTGTCCGCCGCCGAGACCGGGGAGGCGCCGAACGCGCCGCCGGCGTTGTTGACGAGTACGTCGAGCCGCTCGCCGACCACCTCGGCCAGGCGGGTGACCGACTCCTCGGAGGTGACGTCGCACTCGACCGCCGTACCGCCGATCTCCGCGGCGAGCGCCTCGATCCGGTCGACCCGGCGGGCGGCGCAGTAGACGTGGTAGCCGGCCGCGGCAAGCTGGCGGGCGGTGGCCGCACCGATGCCGCTGCTGGCACCGGTGACGACGGCGGTCTTCGCGGGCGTCTGCTGAGCGCTCATGGGTTCATTGTCGACGATCGGGGTAGGGGTCGTGACTGGTGGTCCCCCCTGCGAGAGGAGCAAGGCATGCGCACAGTGATGGCCGTCGCGGCCGTCCTGGGAGGGCTTTGCTGGATCGCGGCGCTCTGGGTGGCTCCCCTGGGTGCGGTCGGAGCGGTGCTGCTGGCGCTCGCCGTCGTCGGCGCCGGCGCCGGCCTGGCGAGCCGCAGCGCGACCTGGCTCCGGGTGATCGCCGGCGTCTGCTTCCTCGGCCTCGTCGCTTCGGTGCTGCTGTTGCTGCGGGACGCTGCCGACGACGGGGCGATCCTCACCGCGGCCGGGGTGACGGCGACCCTGGTCGGCGTCGTCGTACTCTCTCGCGGACCGACCCACGCCCACCGGGGCAGCCACGCCGCCTGAGGCCGGGAATCAACCGCGCCGGCCGCTTGTTCACCGTGGTCGGACCGATTTACGTTCGAGAACGGGGTGCGCGTGGAGCCGATGCGGCGGGTGGCGATGATCAGCCTGCACACCTCCCCGCTCGACCAGCCGGGCACCGGGGACGCCGGCGGGATGAACGTCTACGTCATCGAGCTGGCCCGCCAGATGGCCGCCCAGGGCATCGAGGTCGACATCTTCACCCGCGCCACGAGCTCCGCGCTCGATCCCGTCGTCCCCGCGGGTGACGGGGTGCAGGTGCGCCACATCCACGCCGGCCCGTTCGAGGGCCTGAGCAAGGGCGAGCTGCCGGGTCAGCTGTGCGTCTTCGCGCGCGAGGTGCTGCGGGCCGAGGCCACCCAGCCGCTCGGCCACTACGACGTCGTGCACTCCCACTACTGGCTGTCCGGACAGGTCGGCGCGCTGGCGCGCGACCGCTGGGGCGTTCCCCTCGTGCACTCGATGCACACGATGGCCAAGGTCAAGAACGCCGCGCTCGCCGAGGGCGACACCCCCGAGCCGATGGCGCGCATCATCGGCGAGGAGCAGGTGGTCGAGGCCGCCGACATGCTCATCGCCAACACCGACCTCGAGGCCCAGCAGCTGGTGAGCCTGTACGACGCCGAACCGGCTCGGGTCGAGGTGGTGCACCCCGGGGTCGACCTCGACGTCTTCCGGCCCTACGACCAGGCCACCGTCCGCGCCGAGCTCGGTCTCCCGCGCGACGCCGCCGTGCTGCTCTTCGCCGGCCGGATCCAGCCGCTCAAGGCCCCCGACGTGCTCCTGCGCGCGGTCGCCGAGCTGCTCGTCCAGCAGCCGGAGCTCCGGTCGCGGCTGGTCGTGCCGATCGTCGGCGGACCGTCCGGCTCCGGCCTCGAGCACCCGGAGTCCCTGGCGCAGCTCTCCTCCCACCTCGGCCTCGACGACGTGGTGCGCTTCGTGCCGCCCGTCGCCCAGGCCGAGCTCGCCCGGTGGTGCTCGGCCGCGACGCTGGTCGCCGTACCGTCGTACAACGAGTCCTTCGGCCTGGTCGCCGCCGAGGCCCAGGCGACCGGCACTCCCGTCGTCGCCGCCGCGGTCGGCGGCCTCACCACCGTCGTCCGCGACGGCTACAGCGGCCTGCTCGTCGACGGCCACGAGCCCCGCGCCTGGGCCGACGCGCTGCGCCGGGTCGTCCAGGACGACGCACTCCGGCTGCGCCTCGAGGGTGGCGCGCTGGAGCAGGCACGACGCTTCTCGTGGGAGCGCACCGCCGAGCGCACCCTCGCCGTCTACCGGCGCGCGCACGCCGAGATGGCACAGTCCCTCGCATGAGTGACGACCCCCGCCAGGTGATCCGCGACCACCTCGAGTCCGCCGAGGTGGAGTACGACGAGGTCTCCGAGGGGGTCTTCTCGTTCTCGCTGCCCGGGGAGAAGAAGCTGCAGACGGCGGTCCGTCTCGACGTCGGCTCGCACGCGCTGGGGGTGCACGCCTTCGTCTGCCGCAAGCCCGACGAGGAGCACGAGCGGGTCTACCGCTGGCTGCTGGAGCGCAACCTCAAGATGTACGGCGTCGCGTTCGCCGTCGACCGGCTCGGCGACATCTACCTCGACGGCCGGCTGCCGCTCGCCGCCGTCACGTCGGACGAGCTCGACCGGCTGCTCGGCTCGGTGCTGACCTACGCCGACGAGTCGTTCAACACTATCCTCGAGCTCGGCTTCGCCAGCTCGATCCGCAAGGAGTGGGAGTGGCGCAAGCTGCGCGGCGAGCCGACGGCCAACCTGGAGGCGTTCCGCGGCTGGCTGGAGGACTCACCAGGAGACCAGGACGGCGACCAGCGCGAGTAGCGCCGGCACCGCCTGGACGACCAGGATCCGCCTGCTGACCGTCACCGCGCCGTATACGCCCGCCACGATCACGCAGGCGAGGAAGAACACCGCGACGTCGAGCTCCTGGGTCGCCAGCGCCCACACGAGGCCCGCGACCAGGAAGCCGTTGTAGAGGCCCTGGTTGGCCGCCAGGACCTTGCTCGCGTCGGCGAACTCCGCGGTGTTGCCGAAGGTCTTGCGGCCGAGGGGCTTGGTCCAGAGGAACATCTCGAGGACCAGGAAGTAGAGGTGCAGCGCGGCCACGAGGCCGACCAGGATGCTGGCGAGGATGCTCACGCGAGCAGCATGGCAGCCTCAGGCGGGCGGCGAGACCTCTTGAGCGACCGTCTTGGGCTTGCGTCGCGCGACGGCCACGCCGACCAGGGCGAGCACGCCACCGACGTACGCCATCGCGGGCGGCGCCTCGTCGAGGAAGACCAGGCCCATCACGATCGTGATCGGCGGGACCAGGTAGGTCGTGATCGCGAGGCTGCTGGCGCTCATGTGCTGGAGGGCGTAGGCGTACGTCGTGAACGCGATTGCCGTCGGGAAGACCCCGAGGTAGACGACCCAGAGCACCGACGACGTCGGTGCGTCGCGTGTCTGCTCGACCAGCTGTCCCACGAACGGAAGGCACGCGATCGCGCCGATCGTGCACGCCAGCCAGGTCACGTGGATGGCCGGGAGCCTGGCGACGAGCGGCTTCTGCAGGATCAGGCTGATCGAGTAGACGACCGCCGAGACCAGGCAGAGCAGGACGCCGATCACGTCGTGGTCGCTGGACTCCGACGACGACATGCTGATCAGGCCGACGCCGGTGAACGCGAGCGCGAGGCCGAGGCCGATGTAGACGGTGAACCTCTCGTTGAGGAAGACCGCGGCCAGCACCGCGACCAGCACCGGGGAGACCTGGATCAGCATCGCGGCCGTGCCGGCATCGACGCGGCGCTCGCCGGCGTTGAGGGCGATGTTGTAGACGCCGAACCACAGCACGCCGATCGTGACGAGCGAGACCCACTGCCGCCCGGTCGGGCGCGGGAGGCCCTGGCTAGCCAGCGCGACGACACCGAGGCAGAGCGCGCCGACCAGGGTCCGGCCCAGCGAGAGCGCGCCCGGCGAGAAGTCCTCGCCGAGGTGGCGGATGGCGACGAACGCCGACGCCCAGAACACCAGCGTGATCGCGACGGCCGTCACCGGCAACCAGGCGGCGGTGGTGTCGGTCGCCGGAGTGGTCGGGGGCGTCGCGGTGCTCGTCACCGACCCAGACTAGGGACGCCCACCGACGAGCGGCACGCGGTTTTCGGACGTGGTTGGGCGATCGGCTGCCAGAAAGCTCAGAGGTCGAGCTTGTAGCCCAGCCCGCGCACGGTGACGAGGTACTTCGGCTCGCCCGGGTCCGGCTCGATCTTGGCGCGGAGCCGCTTCACGTGGACGTCGAGCGTCTTGGTGTCGCCGACGTAGTCGGAGCCCCACACCCGGTCGATCAGCTGACCCCGGGTGAGCACCCGGCCCGGGTTGCGCAGGAACATCTCCAGCAGCTCGAACTCCTTGAGCGGCAGCCGCTGCGCCGAGCCGTCGACCGTCACCACGTGGCGCTCGACGTCCATCCGCACCGGGCCGGCCTCGAGGGTGGCGGGCGCCAGGTCGGGCTCCTGCCCACGCCTCAGTACGGCGCGGATGCGCGCCACCAGCTCACGCGGCGAGTAGGGCTTGGTGACGTAGTCGTCAGCGCCGAGCTCGAGCCCCACGACCTTGTCGACCTCGTCGTCCTTGGCGCTCACCATGATCACCGGCACGCTCGACGTCTGCCGGATCTGGCGGCACACCTCGGTGCCGGGGATGCCGGGCAGCATCAGGTCGAGAAGCACGATGTCGGCCCCGTTGCGGTCGAACTCGGTCAGGGCGGCGTTGCCGTCCGCCGCGATCGCGACCTCGAAGCCTTCCTTGCGCAGCATGTACGCGAGCGCCTCGCTGTAGCTCTCTTCGTCCTCAACGACGAGTACGCGAGTCACCGGTCTGCCTCCTGGCTCTCCCTGGCGGAGATGTAGCGGGGGAGAGTCAAGGTGAACGTAGACCCTTGACCCTCGACTGACCACACATTGACGTCGCCACCGTGCGAGGCGGCCACGTGTTTGACGATGGACAGGCCGAGTCCGGTGCCACCGGTGGAACGGTGCCGGGCCGGGTCGACCCGGTAGAAACGCTCGAAGATGCGGTCGATCTCCTCGGTCGGGATGCCGATGCCCTGGTCGACCACGGAGATCGACACGTTGTGGTCGTCGACCTTCGTGGAGACCAGCACGGTCGACCCCGTCTCGGAGTAGGACACCGCGTTGGCGACCAGGTTGGAGATCGCCGCCGTGAGCTGCTCGCTGTTGCCCAGCACCTCGACGCCCTTGACCCCGCTGGTGACGACGGCGATGTGCTTGGACACCGCGTCGATCGCGCTGGTGTCGACGGCGATGTCGATCGCGCCGTCGATGGGGACCGGGACCGGTGCCTCCAGCGGGTCGTCGCCCTGCAGCCGGGACAGCTCGATGACCTGCTGCACGAGCCGCGACAGGCGCTCGCTCTCGATCAGCATCCGGTCGGAGAAGCGCTTGACCGACTCGGGGTCGTCGGCGGCCTCGTGCACGGCCTCGGCCAGCAGCCGGATGGCCCCGACCGGGGTCTTCAGCTCGTGGCTGACGTTGCCCACGAAGTCGCGGCGCACGGCCTCGACCCGGCGCTCCCGGGTGCGGTCCTCGACCAGCGCGAGGACCAGGCGCGCGCCGAGGGGCGCCACCCGAGCCGTGACGTGCCGCGACGGCATGCCGGGCCGGACCATGACCAGCTCGGTCTCGCGGATCTGTCCGTCACGCCGGACCTGCTGGACCATCGTCGCGAGCTCGGCGGAGACCAGCTCCTGCCCGCGGACCAGACCCATCGCGTACGCCGGCGCCGAGGCCTTGAGGACCGTGTCGCTGTCGTCGACGACGACCGCGCTGCTCTTGAGGACCGAGAGGACGGTGGCCACCCCGGCGGGCACGACGGGCTCCTCGGTCGCGACCGACGCGTTGTGCTGCTGGCGGTCGCTGACGTGCCACGCGAGCACCGCGCCGCCGGCGACGACGGCGCCGATGATCGCGGCGATAAACGCCTGCGTCGTCGCATCCACACATGAATCGTACGAGGGAATTCAGCGGGAGTTCGCCGAGGAGGCCTGGGCTTCCGAACGTTCACCCGTCGTTCACGTCACAACCCCGGCTGGACATCTACCATGCCTAGGGTCTGTGCCATGCGAGAGGCATTCCACGAACAGCTCGACGGCATCTTCCACGACCTCGCCGCCATCTGCGGCAACGTCGAGATCGCCGTACGGCTTGCGACCGAAGCACTGCTCACCGGCGACGCCGAGATCGCCGAGAAGGTGATCAGCGCGGACGTCGAGATCGACCGCTCGCGGGAGCGGGTGGAGGACTCGGCGTTCCTGCTGCTGTCGCTCCAGCAGCCGGTCGCCAGCGACCTGCGCACCGTCGTCGCCGCGCTGCGGATGGTGAGCGAGCTCGAGCGGATGGGTGACCTGTCCGTGCACGTCGCGAAGATCGCGCGGCTGCGCGTCCCCAACCTGGCCGTCCCGGCCGCCGTGCGGCCGATCATCGAGCGGATGGCGCTGGTCGCCGAGGACATGGTCACCCGGGTCTCCACGATCATCACCGAACGCAACGTCGAGGACGCCCTCGCGCTGGTCAGCGCGGACGAGGAGATGGACCAGCTGCGCCGCGCGAGCTTCGCCGAGCTGCTCTCCACGGACTGGAGCCACGGCGTCGAGGCGGCCGTGGACGTCGCCCTGCTGGGCCGGTACTACGAGCGGATCGCCGACCACGCCGTCTCCGTCGCCAACCGGGTGATCTTCGTCGTCACCGGCGAGAACCCGAGCTCGGTCGACGCGTAGCGGAGGCGCGTCAGCGGATCCGCTGATGGTGGTCGAGCAAGCGCTCTGACTGAGCCTGCGAAGTCAGAAGGCGCGTGTCGAGACCGAGTCGCTCGCTCAGCGGATTTCGACCCGCCCGTCGCGACCTCGTTCCTCGGTCACGGGGCTTGCTCAATCTCCCTGAGCCCACGGCGTGCGCGACTTCGTCGCGCACGCCTGCTCAGCGACCCTGGTTGGCGACCGCGGCCGCAGCGGCGGCCGCAGCCTCGGGGTCCAGGTAGGTGCCGCCGGCGACGGTGGGCTTCAGGGACTCGTCGAGCTCGTAGACCAGCGGCATGCCGGTGGGGATGTTGAGCCCGGCGATGTCCTCGTCGCTGATCCCGTCGAGGTGCTTCACCAGCGCCCTCAGGCTGTTGCCGTGGGCGGCGACCAGGACCGTCTTGCCGGCCTGCAGGTCGGGGACGATCGCGGACTCCCAGTAGGGGAGGAACCTGACGATGACGTCCTTGAGGCATTCGGTGCGGGGCAGGTCGTCGCCGAGGTCGGCGTACTGCGGCTCCCGGGCCTGGGAGAACTCGCTGTCGTCGTCGAGCGGCGGCGGGGGGACGTCGAACGAGCGGCGCCAGAGCATGAACTGCTCCTCGCCGTACGCGTCCAGGGTCTCCTTCTTGTTCTTGCCCTGCAGCGCGCCGTAGTGGCGCTCGTTGAGGCGCCAGGAGCGCTTGACCGGGATCCAGTGCCGGTCGGCGACGTCGAGCGCCGTCGCGGCGGTGTTGATCGCCCGGCGGAGCAGGGACGTGTGGACCACGTCGGGGAGGACGCCGGCGTCGCGGAGGAGCTCGCCGGCCCGGATGCCCTCGGCCCGGCCCTTGTCGTTGAGCGGGACGTCGACCCACCCGGTGAAGAGGTTCTTGGCGTTCCACTCGCTCTCGCCGTGGCGGAGCAGGACCAGCGTGTACGTCATCAGTGCTCAGCCACCGGTGCTTCGGGCTTGCACTCGTCGGGAGGAGTGCCTGTCTCGGCCGTGGCGTCGAGACCGGTGTACTCGTAGCAGTCCTTGACGGTGGGGACGTCCAGCTTCGCGGTGCTGCCGTCGCCGAAGGTGAACTCGAGCGACACGAAGTCGCCGGTCGCGAAGTCGCCCGTGATGGTCACCGAGGTGTCTGAGTCGGCCAGGTTGACCAGTCCGCCGGCCGGGATCTCGATCGGGTCGAAGTCGCCGATCGTGAGCGCGCTGTCGTCGCCCGTGCCGGCGATCGTGTCGACCGTCGCCGTCTTGTCCGTCTCGTTGTTGGAGAACGACGCGATCAGCGTGCCGGAGCCGTCCACGGCGCTGACGACCACGGCCCCGAGCACGTCCACCTTGGTGTCATGGTCGTTGGTACCGGTGCCCGGCGTGTACGGCCGGTCGGTCGCGTAGTCGAAGCCGCAGGAGGTCAGCACCGGGGCGGCGAGCAGGAGCGCTCCCGCGGCGGCGAGCAGGCGAGCGGAACGGCGAAGCTGCATCTTCAGAGCCTTCACGTGGGGCGACGACGGGTGCGGGCTCAGCCTAGCGGTCCGGCCGGGCCGGGTCGGACGCCCCTACTGCCTGAGACCGACCGCGTTCCCGACCAGCAGCAGCGCGACGAGGGCGAGCGCCGTCCAGACGAGCGCGACGAGGAGCAGCCGGGTCGCGCCGATCTTGAGGGCGAGCCGCAGCGGCAGGTGGCGGAAGCCGTTCTCGTGGTCCGCCACCAGCCCGGGCAGGGCGCACAGGA is part of the Nocardioides conyzicola genome and encodes:
- a CDS encoding protealysin inhibitor emfourin — encoded protein: MGRCRFVPPYLLARVAPESLVVDQALRAGRSVPVAARTVVPAAPGPAWTVHTADHTTTLPGRAVRAAGSPASGDAAVDEAAVGITGALALFAEVYGRASYDGAGAPVSLTVHYGQDYDNAFWDGSQLVFGDGDGRVFGRFTQPVDVLGHELTHAVTEHTAGLVYRDQPGALNESVSDVFAACLKQRLLGQTPAEADWLVGAGIFVAGIRARALRDMAAPGTAYDDPVLGRDPQVGHLDDFVSTSDDNGGVHLNSGIPNRAFQLAAVAIGGTTWEGAGRVWYDALTGGSVGPSSDFAAFAGATVAAAGTHADAVGAAWETVGVTPGASAAPASGPQVAAVRRVSVRRTGGFAGLRTGGELDLDSDDPRASEVASLVERVDLRAVPSEAPQPDRYVYDFDLCGDCATVAEQHLTPDLRRLAELVLDR
- a CDS encoding aspartate/glutamate racemase family protein; the encoded protein is MQTIGLVGGLSWESSAVYYQELNRGVEARVGGLSSARTVMASVDFAEVTALQEQERWDDVAEILSAAARGVEAGGADFLLLCTTTFHRVADQVADAVGIPLLHLADVVAEECKAKGLESVGFLGTTFAMSRTFFTDRIASHGLTVHVPDPRHHEALNRVIYDELVHGKVLDDSRRTVVGLIDELWDAGAGGVILGCTELELLVKQADADIPVLPGTALHVAAALDRALA
- a CDS encoding SDR family NAD(P)-dependent oxidoreductase, with amino-acid sequence MSAQQTPAKTAVVTGASSGIGAATARQLAAAGYHVYCAARRVDRIEALAAEIGGTAVECDVTSEESVTRLAEVVGERLDVLVNNAGGAFGASPVSAADSDEWRQMYEVNVIGLMQVTRALLPALVATGAGAILNVGSTAGRIAYEGGAGYTAAKHGTQVVTETLRLELWDQPVRIMEIAPGMVKTDEFALVRFEGDREKAEAVYAGVAEPLVAEDIADAITWMVTRPAHVNIDELVIRPRAQAAQHKVHRT
- the mshA gene encoding D-inositol-3-phosphate glycosyltransferase; translated protein: MRRVAMISLHTSPLDQPGTGDAGGMNVYVIELARQMAAQGIEVDIFTRATSSALDPVVPAGDGVQVRHIHAGPFEGLSKGELPGQLCVFAREVLRAEATQPLGHYDVVHSHYWLSGQVGALARDRWGVPLVHSMHTMAKVKNAALAEGDTPEPMARIIGEEQVVEAADMLIANTDLEAQQLVSLYDAEPARVEVVHPGVDLDVFRPYDQATVRAELGLPRDAAVLLFAGRIQPLKAPDVLLRAVAELLVQQPELRSRLVVPIVGGPSGSGLEHPESLAQLSSHLGLDDVVRFVPPVAQAELARWCSAATLVAVPSYNESFGLVAAEAQATGTPVVAAAVGGLTTVVRDGYSGLLVDGHEPRAWADALRRVVQDDALRLRLEGGALEQARRFSWERTAERTLAVYRRAHAEMAQSLA
- a CDS encoding YbjN domain-containing protein, producing MSDDPRQVIRDHLESAEVEYDEVSEGVFSFSLPGEKKLQTAVRLDVGSHALGVHAFVCRKPDEEHERVYRWLLERNLKMYGVAFAVDRLGDIYLDGRLPLAAVTSDELDRLLGSVLTYADESFNTILELGFASSIRKEWEWRKLRGEPTANLEAFRGWLEDSPGDQDGDQRE
- a CDS encoding DUF1304 domain-containing protein; translation: MSILASILVGLVAALHLYFLVLEMFLWTKPLGRKTFGNTAEFADASKVLAANQGLYNGFLVAGLVWALATQELDVAVFFLACVIVAGVYGAVTVSRRILVVQAVPALLALVAVLVSW
- a CDS encoding DMT family transporter encodes the protein MTSTATPPTTPATDTTAAWLPVTAVAITLVFWASAFVAIRHLGEDFSPGALSLGRTLVGALCLGVVALASQGLPRPTGRQWVSLVTIGVLWFGVYNIALNAGERRVDAGTAAMLIQVSPVLVAVLAAVFLNERFTVYIGLGLALAFTGVGLISMSSSESSDHDVIGVLLCLVSAVVYSISLILQKPLVARLPAIHVTWLACTIGAIACLPFVGQLVEQTRDAPTSSVLWVVYLGVFPTAIAFTTYAYALQHMSASSLAITTYLVPPITIVMGLVFLDEAPPAMAYVGGVLALVGVAVARRKPKTVAQEVSPPA
- a CDS encoding response regulator transcription factor: MTRVLVVEDEESYSEALAYMLRKEGFEVAIAADGNAALTEFDRNGADIVLLDLMLPGIPGTEVCRQIRQTSSVPVIMVSAKDDEVDKVVGLELGADDYVTKPYSPRELVARIRAVLRRGQEPDLAPATLEAGPVRMDVERHVVTVDGSAQRLPLKEFELLEMFLRNPGRVLTRGQLIDRVWGSDYVGDTKTLDVHVKRLRAKIEPDPGEPKYLVTVRGLGYKLDL
- a CDS encoding sensor histidine kinase; its protein translation is MDATTQAFIAAIIGAVVAGGAVLAWHVSDRQQHNASVATEEPVVPAGVATVLSVLKSSAVVVDDSDTVLKASAPAYAMGLVRGQELVSAELATMVQQVRRDGQIRETELVMVRPGMPSRHVTARVAPLGARLVLALVEDRTRERRVEAVRRDFVGNVSHELKTPVGAIRLLAEAVHEAADDPESVKRFSDRMLIESERLSRLVQQVIELSRLQGDDPLEAPVPVPIDGAIDIAVDTSAIDAVSKHIAVVTSGVKGVEVLGNSEQLTAAISNLVANAVSYSETGSTVLVSTKVDDHNVSISVVDQGIGIPTEEIDRIFERFYRVDPARHRSTGGTGLGLSIVKHVAASHGGDVNVWSVEGQGSTFTLTLPRYISARESQEADR
- the phoU gene encoding phosphate signaling complex protein PhoU encodes the protein MREAFHEQLDGIFHDLAAICGNVEIAVRLATEALLTGDAEIAEKVISADVEIDRSRERVEDSAFLLLSLQQPVASDLRTVVAALRMVSELERMGDLSVHVAKIARLRVPNLAVPAAVRPIIERMALVAEDMVTRVSTIITERNVEDALALVSADEEMDQLRRASFAELLSTDWSHGVEAAVDVALLGRYYERIADHAVSVANRVIFVVTGENPSSVDA
- a CDS encoding phosphoglyceromutase is translated as MTYTLVLLRHGESEWNAKNLFTGWVDVPLNDKGRAEGIRAGELLRDAGVLPDVVHTSLLRRAINTAATALDVADRHWIPVKRSWRLNERHYGALQGKNKKETLDAYGEEQFMLWRRSFDVPPPPLDDDSEFSQAREPQYADLGDDLPRTECLKDVIVRFLPYWESAIVPDLQAGKTVLVAAHGNSLRALVKHLDGISDEDIAGLNIPTGMPLVYELDESLKPTVAGGTYLDPEAAAAAAAAVANQGR